From a region of the Nitrospira sp. genome:
- the sthA gene encoding Si-specific NAD(P)(+) transhydrogenase, translated as MAYYDLLVIGTGPAGQKAAVQAAKLGKKVAIIERKMVVGGVCINTGTIPSKSLREAVLYLSGFRQRSVYGATYRLKKTIAIEDLAFRANHVIKNEIQIVQNQMGRNRVDMFYGSASFVDPHRLRIQTTRGALELTSDFIVIAVGTEPARPSNIPFDGRTIIDTDGLLTLKRIPDSIVIVGGGVIGTEYASMLAALGVPVTLIDKRPRLLEFVDAEIIEILQQQMKEIGVTLYHDEEAVAIKRARDNSIQVTLRHSRPIHTSTLMYAIGRIGATQSLDLDAIGLKPDDRGRLPVNEHFQTAIPHIYAAGDVIGFPALASTSMQQGRHAACHAFGHPDRLDNSLLPYGIYAIPEISMVGLNEEELKRAEIPYGIGIARYKEIARGQLIGDEMGMLKLLFHRHTRHLLGVHAIGEGATELIHIGQAVMAFHGKIDYFIDTVFNYPTLAECYKVAALDGMNRLPRPWVPYL; from the coding sequence ATGGCTTATTACGACTTACTCGTCATCGGTACGGGACCGGCCGGCCAAAAGGCCGCGGTACAGGCAGCCAAGCTGGGCAAAAAGGTCGCCATCATCGAGCGAAAGATGGTCGTCGGTGGTGTCTGCATCAACACCGGTACGATTCCAAGCAAGTCACTCCGCGAAGCGGTCCTCTATCTCTCAGGATTCCGGCAGCGTAGCGTCTACGGTGCCACCTACCGTTTGAAGAAGACCATCGCGATCGAAGATCTTGCGTTTCGGGCGAATCATGTCATCAAGAACGAGATTCAGATCGTGCAAAATCAGATGGGCCGGAATCGAGTCGACATGTTTTACGGTTCAGCCAGCTTCGTCGATCCTCACCGCCTGCGTATACAAACGACCCGCGGTGCGCTTGAACTGACGTCAGACTTCATCGTCATTGCGGTAGGGACGGAACCGGCCCGGCCATCGAATATTCCGTTCGACGGCAGGACGATCATTGATACGGATGGGCTCCTGACGCTCAAGCGTATTCCCGACTCCATCGTCATTGTCGGAGGTGGTGTGATTGGGACGGAATATGCTTCGATGCTTGCCGCTCTGGGGGTCCCCGTCACCCTCATCGATAAACGCCCACGGCTGCTGGAGTTCGTCGACGCCGAGATCATTGAAATACTCCAGCAACAGATGAAAGAAATCGGAGTCACTCTATATCACGATGAAGAAGCCGTGGCCATCAAGAGGGCACGGGACAATTCCATCCAGGTCACCCTACGCCACAGCCGACCGATTCACACGTCGACGTTGATGTATGCGATCGGGCGAATCGGGGCGACACAATCGCTCGATTTGGACGCCATAGGATTGAAACCGGACGATCGTGGGCGCTTGCCCGTCAACGAACACTTCCAAACGGCAATTCCACACATCTACGCCGCAGGCGACGTCATCGGCTTTCCCGCCTTGGCCTCGACGTCCATGCAACAAGGCCGTCACGCAGCCTGTCATGCGTTCGGCCATCCGGATCGGCTCGACAACTCGCTCCTCCCCTACGGCATCTACGCCATTCCGGAAATTTCCATGGTGGGCCTGAATGAGGAAGAGCTCAAGCGTGCAGAAATCCCCTACGGCATCGGCATCGCCCGCTACAAAGAGATCGCGCGCGGACAGCTCATCGGCGACGAAATGGGCATGCTGAAACTGTTGTTTCATCGCCATACCAGACATCTGCTTGGCGTTCATGCCATCGGAGAAGGAGCAACCGAACTGATTCACATCGGGCAGGCGGTCATGGCCTTTCACGGCAAGATCGATTATTTCATCGATACGGTCTTCAACTATCCAACTCTGGCCGAATGTTACAAAGTGGCCGCGTTGGACGGCATGAATCGCTTGCCGAGACCATGGGTGCCCTACCTGTGA
- the tenA gene encoding thiaminase II encodes MSFSNHLRKLANSIWNAQLSHPFVVALGNGTLPEQKFQYYILQDARFLGDLARVFSAAAQKAPDSDSSLRFNKLAEETIVVERSLHESYGKKWALTAKQMTSVPMAPTNHAYTRHMLAVAASGTATEITVVALPCAWVYCVVGQHLLRKGPPAKNHPYRDWLMLYASPEFAEVQLWMRKKVDQWAKTAGKEELRRMEESFIISSRYEWMFWDMAWNEEKWPV; translated from the coding sequence ATGTCATTCTCAAATCACCTACGAAAGCTTGCCAACTCAATCTGGAATGCCCAGTTGAGCCATCCCTTTGTCGTCGCACTAGGGAACGGCACACTGCCTGAACAGAAATTCCAGTACTACATTCTGCAAGACGCCAGGTTCCTGGGTGATCTAGCCCGCGTCTTTTCTGCCGCCGCGCAAAAGGCACCGGATTCCGACTCGAGCCTGCGGTTCAACAAGCTGGCGGAAGAGACCATCGTCGTAGAGCGGAGTCTGCATGAGAGCTACGGTAAGAAATGGGCGCTGACGGCGAAACAGATGACGTCGGTTCCGATGGCGCCGACAAATCACGCTTATACAAGACACATGCTGGCCGTGGCCGCTTCGGGAACTGCGACGGAAATTACCGTCGTCGCCCTGCCCTGCGCCTGGGTCTATTGTGTGGTCGGACAGCATTTATTGAGGAAAGGCCCCCCTGCCAAGAATCACCCCTACCGTGACTGGCTCATGCTCTACGCCTCGCCGGAATTCGCCGAAGTCCAACTATGGATGCGGAAGAAAGTCGATCAGTGGGCCAAGACGGCCGGCAAAGAGGAACTGCGGCGGATGGAAGAATCCTTCATCATCAGCTCGCGGTATGAATGGATGTTTTGGGACATGGCATGGAACGAGGAAAAGTGGCCGGTGTAA